One Hippoglossus hippoglossus isolate fHipHip1 chromosome 13, fHipHip1.pri, whole genome shotgun sequence genomic window carries:
- the cog6 gene encoding conserved oligomeric Golgi complex subunit 6: MSEIKVETSADNSAVLHNPHASTQPNNPLSRKLNKILETRLDNDKEMLEALKSLSVFFTENSLRTRRNLRGDIERRSLSINEEFARLFKEVKEELEGVHEDVQAMSTCCDEMTNRLKAAKDQTQDLIVKTNKLQGENHRLEVRAQVAQAFLDKFQLSNEELSTLRGPRDAPITENFFKALSRVKHIHEDVKILLRTNQQTAGLEIMEQMAVLQETSYEQLYRWAQNECRGLTQETCDISPVLSQGMEALQDRSVLYKYTLDEFGTARRCAVVRGFIDALTRGGHGGTPRPIEMHSHDPMRYVGDMLAWLHQATASEKEHLEALLKEVTLQGVEENLQEVIGHITEGVCRPLKVRIEQVIVAEPGAVLLYKLSNLLKFYHHTISSIIGTSVASLLITIEEMHVLSKKMFFNSLSLHASRLMDKVELPPADLGPTGSLTQTLALLREVLASHDSSVVPLNARQADFAQVLSCILDPLLQLCTVSASNLGTADMATYMVNSLYVMKTTLALFEFTDKRLEMLEFQIEAHLDTLINEQASYVLTRAGLSYIYGCVQQHGTEQGPLSLLPSMDSSSVKAAMVQFDRYLSSPDTLVMPQLNFLLSAAIKEQIFRQSTELVCRAYGEVYTALTGPANAYKDPETLVPRSPQQVQTLLS, from the exons ATGTCTGAAATTAAAGTAGAAACGTCCGCGGACAATTCCGCGGTTCTTCACAATCCACATGCGTCCACTCAACCCAACAACCCGCTGTCGAGGAAGCTCAACAAAATCCTGGAGACGAGGCTCGACAACGACAAG GAGATGCTGGAGGCTCTGAAGTCTCTGTCCGTCTTCTTCACCGAGAACAGTTTGCGCACCAGGAGAAACCTTCGCGGGGACATAGAGAGACGAAGCCTGTCAATCAACGAGGAGTTTGCACGATTgtttaaagaagtaaaagag gAGCTTGAAGGTGTTCATGAGGATGTCCAGGCCATGAGCACGTGTTGTGACGAAATGACCAACAGATTAAAG GCTGCGAAGGATCAAACTCAGGACCTCATAGTAAAAACCAACAAGCTGCAGGGAGAAAA tCACCGCCTGGAGGTGCGAGCTCAGGTTGCCCAGGCTTTTCTTGACAAGTTCCAGCTCTCTAATGAGGAGCTGTCCACACTGCGGGGGCCTCGAGATGCACCCATTACTGAG AATTTCTTCAAAGCTCTCAGCCGAGTGAAGCACATCCACGAGGACGTGAAGATCCTGCTGAGAACCAACCAGCAAACTGCAGG GTTAGAGATCATGGAGCAGATGGCCGTGTTACAGGAGACCTCGTATGAGCAGCTCTACCGCTGGGCTCAGA ATGAATGCAGGGGACTGACCCAGGAGACGTGTGATATCAGCCCCGTGCTGAGTCAAGGCATGGAGGCCTTACAGGACCGATCCGTCCTCTACAA GTACACTCTGGATGAGTTTGGGACTGCACGCAGGTGTGCGGTGGTTCGAGGCTTCATCGACGCCCTCACCCGCGGCGGGCATGGGGGAACTCCCCGCCCCATAGAGATGCATTCACATGACCCTATGAG GTATGTGGGGGATATGCTGGCCTGGCTGCACCAAGCCACTGCTTCAGAGAAAGAGCATCTAGAAGCTCTGCTGAAAGAAGTCACTCTGCAAG GTGTGGAGGAGAACCTGCAGGAGGTGATCGGACACATCACCGAAGGAGTCTGCAGGCCGCTGAAA GTTCGTATAGAACAGGTCATTGTCGCCGAGCCAGGGGCCGTCCTCCTTTATAAACTGTCCAACCTGCTCAAGTTCTACCACCACACCATCAG CTCTATAATTGGGACCAGTGTGGCCTCTTTGCTCATCACTATTGAGGAAATGCACGTCCTCAGCAAGAAGATGTTTTTCAACAGCCTGAGCCTTCATGCAAGCAGACTCATGGACAAG GTGGAGCTGCCCCCTGCGGACCTGGGACCCACAGGCTCCCTCACTCAGACGCTGGCCCTCCTCAGGGAGGTGCTGGCCTCCCACGACTCCTCGGTGGTTCCTCTGAATGCCCGTCAGGCTGACTTTGCTCAG GTTCTCTCGTGCATCTTGGATCCTCTTCTTCAGCTGTGCACTGTGTCGGCCAGTAACCTCGGCACAGCGGACATGGCCACCTACATGGTCAACTCATTGTACGTGATGAAGACGACCCTGGCTCTCTTTGAGTTCACGGACAAGAGACTCGAGATGCTTGAGTTCCAG ATCGAGGCCCACCTTGACACTCTGATCAACGAGCAGGCATCCTACGTGCTGACCAGAGCCGGACTCAGTTACATCTACGGCTGCGTCCAGCAGCACGGCACTGAACAG GGTCCCCTGTCCCTCCTCCCCAGTATGGACAGCTCGTCTGTGAAAGCAGCAATG GTCCAGTTTGATCGGTACTTGTCGTCGCCAGACACTCTCGTGATGCCGCAGCTCAACTTCCTGCTCAGTGCGGCCATCAA GGAGCAGATTTTCCGTCAGTCAACAGAGCTGGTGTGCAGAGCCTACGGGGAGGTTTACACAGCACTGACCGGCCCGGCTAATGCCTACAAAGACCCAGAGACCCTGGTGCCCAGATCCCCTCAGCAGGTTCAGACTCTGCTGTCCTGA